A DNA window from Anaerocolumna sp. AGMB13020 contains the following coding sequences:
- a CDS encoding ABC transporter permease: MLLLTFIQNAISQGISILFGATGEIVTEKSGNLNLGIPGIMYMGGIAGLMGAFFYEKSTETPNAFIGLVISFIVTLLASALGGLIYSVLTITLRANQNVVGLALTTFGVGFGNFFGGSISKLAGGVGQISVKTTASAYRAKLPLLHDIPVIGDLLFSYGFLTYLSVIISLLLAYFLKKTRKGLNLRAIGEDPGAADAAGINVSRYKYISTVSGAAIAGLGGLYFVMEYLGGTWTNNGFGDRGWLAIALVILALWKPVNAIWGSFLFGGLYILYIYLPGLTRATQELCKMLPYVVTIIVLILSSKRNKQENQPPASLGQAYFREER; this comes from the coding sequence ATGCTGCTTTTAACCTTTATTCAAAATGCAATCAGCCAGGGAATCAGTATTCTGTTTGGTGCCACCGGTGAAATCGTAACGGAGAAATCCGGTAACTTAAATCTTGGTATTCCGGGCATCATGTACATGGGTGGTATAGCCGGACTGATGGGAGCTTTCTTCTACGAGAAATCAACGGAAACTCCTAACGCCTTTATCGGTCTTGTAATATCCTTTATCGTTACCTTACTGGCTTCAGCCCTGGGAGGTCTGATATACAGCGTATTAACCATTACTCTTAGAGCAAATCAGAATGTAGTAGGTCTGGCATTAACCACCTTTGGTGTTGGTTTTGGTAATTTCTTTGGCGGCTCCATTTCTAAACTTGCAGGTGGTGTTGGTCAGATATCTGTTAAAACAACAGCATCGGCATACAGAGCAAAATTACCCCTGCTCCATGATATCCCTGTGATAGGAGACCTGTTGTTCTCCTATGGGTTCCTCACCTACCTCTCTGTGATTATTTCTTTGTTATTGGCTTATTTTCTTAAAAAGACAAGAAAGGGACTTAATCTTCGAGCTATCGGTGAAGATCCGGGAGCAGCGGATGCTGCCGGTATCAATGTATCGAGATACAAATATATATCAACGGTATCCGGTGCTGCCATTGCAGGTCTTGGAGGTCTGTATTTTGTTATGGAGTATCTTGGAGGAACCTGGACCAATAACGGCTTCGGAGACAGAGGCTGGCTTGCGATTGCACTTGTTATCCTGGCTTTATGGAAGCCTGTCAATGCTATCTGGGGTTCTTTCCTCTTTGGTGGACTTTATATTCTTTATATCTACCTGCCGGGGCTTACCAGAGCCACCCAGGAGTTATGCAAAATGCTGCCTTATGTGGTGACGATTATCGTACTTATCTTATCCAGCAAGAGAAATAAACAGGAGAATCAGCCACCGGCAAGTTTAGGCCAGGCTTATTTCAGGGAAGAAAGATAG
- the xdh gene encoding selenium-dependent xanthine dehydrogenase: MYQFWINNKMTDTEADVNLLEYMRDDLDITSVKNGCMEGACGACMVLLDGKPVRACLLTASKVQGKRIITVEGLSKREQEVYAYAFSEAGAVQCGFCIPGMIISAKGLLDVNPDPSRAEVKKAIKGNLCRCTGYVKIEQAIRIAAEYLREKKPLPVREFTGQVGERSHRPDAPDKVIGKAKFADDLKAPGMVYGSALRAEYPRALLKAIHLEKALEHPELIRIVLAEDIPGERVIGHLTLDWPAIIAVGEETRYPGDSVCLIAAKSKKAIKEIKELIDVEYEERTPLLSAKEAMKEEAPLIHKSGNIYRRELIQRGDVETALLNSAHVVTRVYHTPAQEHAFLEPESALAVPEEDSLTVYTGGQSVYDEYREIGMLLGIPKEKLRIVSAYVGGGFGGKEDMSVQHHAALLAYLCKLPVKVTLSREESLRVHPKRHPMEMELTTGCDELGKLTAMRLRLVADTGAYASLGGPVLQRACTHAAGPYNYQNIDIIGLSVYTNNVPSGAFRGFGVTQTMFATECNLNLLAEKVGLDPFEIRYLNAIRPGQSLPNGQLADEGTGMVETLEAVKEEYYKNYDRAGIACAIKNAGVGVGIPDTGRVRLKIVEGKVSLRTSAACMGQGIAATMRAICCETTGLKASEVIVAMPDTDITPNSGTSTASRQTVITGETTRRVSLKLKEALKEHTLQELEGEEFYDEFVGITDPMGSGKPNPVSHLAYGYATQVVLLNDEGKVSKVIAAHDVGKAINPLNVEGQIEGGVVMGLGFGLTENPKIVNGRPTARYGTLGLFRATEVPEIQTILIEKNNAELAYGAKGVGEIPLIPTSPAAQAAYYKWDGKFRTSLPLEATPYSK, translated from the coding sequence ATGTACCAGTTTTGGATAAATAACAAAATGACAGACACGGAAGCAGACGTTAATTTATTGGAATATATGAGGGATGACCTTGATATTACTTCCGTAAAGAATGGATGTATGGAGGGAGCCTGCGGAGCCTGTATGGTGCTTCTTGACGGGAAACCTGTAAGAGCCTGTCTTTTGACAGCTTCAAAGGTCCAGGGGAAAAGGATCATAACGGTGGAGGGACTTTCCAAACGAGAGCAGGAGGTCTACGCTTATGCTTTCTCAGAAGCAGGTGCAGTTCAATGCGGTTTTTGTATTCCGGGAATGATTATCAGTGCCAAGGGGCTGTTGGATGTAAATCCAGATCCATCAAGGGCTGAGGTAAAGAAAGCAATCAAGGGAAACCTCTGTCGCTGTACCGGATATGTCAAAATCGAACAGGCGATAAGGATAGCCGCAGAATATTTAAGGGAAAAAAAACCGCTGCCGGTTCGTGAATTTACCGGTCAGGTCGGTGAACGGAGCCACAGACCCGATGCACCGGACAAGGTAATTGGAAAGGCAAAATTTGCGGACGATCTAAAGGCACCTGGTATGGTATATGGTTCTGCTCTTCGTGCGGAGTATCCCAGAGCCCTGTTAAAAGCAATCCATCTGGAGAAAGCACTTGAACATCCGGAGCTGATCCGGATTGTTCTGGCAGAAGATATACCCGGGGAGAGGGTAATCGGTCATTTGACCCTTGACTGGCCGGCAATTATAGCGGTAGGTGAAGAAACCAGGTACCCGGGTGACTCTGTCTGTCTGATCGCAGCCAAATCTAAGAAGGCAATTAAGGAGATAAAGGAACTCATAGATGTGGAATATGAGGAGCGAACACCATTGCTTTCCGCCAAAGAAGCCATGAAGGAAGAGGCTCCCCTTATACATAAAAGCGGTAATATCTATAGAAGAGAGCTTATACAGAGAGGGGATGTAGAGACTGCCCTTTTGAACTCTGCCCATGTTGTAACCAGAGTCTATCATACACCGGCACAGGAGCATGCTTTTCTGGAACCGGAAAGTGCACTTGCTGTTCCGGAGGAAGATTCCCTCACAGTCTATACCGGAGGTCAGAGTGTTTACGATGAATACAGAGAGATTGGAATGCTCCTTGGTATTCCCAAGGAAAAGCTCAGGATAGTCAGTGCCTATGTCGGCGGTGGTTTCGGCGGGAAAGAGGACATGAGTGTACAGCATCATGCAGCCTTATTAGCTTATCTCTGCAAACTTCCGGTAAAGGTTACATTGTCCAGAGAAGAAAGTCTGCGGGTACACCCCAAACGCCATCCTATGGAAATGGAGCTTACCACCGGTTGTGACGAGTTAGGAAAGCTTACAGCTATGCGCCTTCGCCTGGTGGCAGATACAGGGGCCTATGCTTCCCTTGGAGGACCTGTGCTGCAGCGTGCCTGCACCCATGCAGCGGGACCCTATAATTATCAGAATATTGATATAATCGGGCTCTCTGTCTATACGAATAATGTGCCTTCCGGAGCCTTCAGAGGTTTTGGAGTTACCCAGACGATGTTTGCCACGGAATGCAATTTAAACCTGTTAGCTGAAAAGGTAGGCCTTGACCCCTTTGAAATACGTTATCTGAATGCAATCCGTCCGGGGCAATCCCTGCCCAATGGTCAGCTTGCCGATGAAGGTACCGGCATGGTGGAGACACTCGAGGCAGTGAAAGAGGAATATTATAAGAATTATGACAGGGCAGGAATAGCCTGTGCCATCAAGAATGCAGGCGTTGGAGTTGGAATACCCGATACAGGCAGAGTGCGCTTAAAAATCGTGGAGGGCAAGGTATCCTTAAGAACAAGTGCGGCCTGTATGGGCCAGGGAATAGCCGCAACCATGCGGGCAATCTGCTGTGAGACTACGGGACTAAAGGCTTCTGAGGTTATCGTGGCAATGCCGGATACAGATATCACACCTAATTCCGGTACCAGTACAGCCTCCAGACAGACAGTAATAACTGGTGAAACCACAAGAAGAGTATCCCTTAAATTAAAGGAGGCATTAAAAGAGCATACCTTACAGGAACTGGAGGGAGAAGAATTCTATGATGAATTTGTAGGTATAACAGACCCCATGGGCTCTGGCAAACCCAATCCTGTCAGCCATCTGGCATATGGTTACGCAACCCAGGTGGTCCTATTAAACGACGAAGGCAAAGTTTCGAAAGTAATTGCTGCCCATGATGTAGGAAAAGCCATCAATCCCCTAAACGTAGAAGGACAAATTGAAGGAGGCGTAGTTATGGGCCTCGGGTTTGGCCTTACGGAGAATCCCAAAATCGTAAACGGAAGACCAACGGCCAGATATGGCACACTGGGACTTTTTAGGGCAACAGAGGTTCCTGAGATACAGACCATCCTCATTGAAAAGAATAATGCAGAACTGGCCTATGGAGCAAAAGGAGTCGGAGAAATTCCTCTGATACCAACATCACCTGCAGCGCAGGCCGCTTATTACAAATGGGACGGCAAGTTCCGTACAAGTCTGCCCCTTGAAGCTACACCATACAGCAAATAA
- a CDS encoding ArsR/SmtB family transcription factor — MYYQKLNENSYFIYSEDIELLMAASNILEGEKWHTLCTETYSIGKLDGLKKKYTYLVEIFQAVGCPSGMLEFLTDYPLNEFSLEEYREYLLQMDEAAFISSYFNIFKDELVREALENEEKLDRLFREYEKFLGSYLGFKVFIRETRKIINDYFAFAKELDTTEFHEMNRQVQAVLQTEALKAQEGLKAMEPLEYSQELMGKVFYNRGPYKEFYFTITFFAAYRKIRFFGKNQVLFYSLRESREKQEQLLKQLKAIGDETRLKIIALLNEKEPLRGLDIAKELSMAPSTISHHMDQMKNCGLLNEEQSKSSKYYSISRTGTKELLKALAEILDKKVPVN; from the coding sequence ATGTATTATCAGAAACTAAATGAGAATAGTTATTTTATATATTCAGAAGACATTGAGCTGTTAATGGCGGCCAGTAATATTCTGGAGGGGGAGAAGTGGCATACTTTATGTACTGAGACTTATTCCATAGGAAAACTTGATGGCTTAAAGAAAAAATATACGTATCTTGTGGAAATATTTCAGGCTGTAGGCTGTCCTTCGGGTATGTTGGAATTCCTGACGGATTATCCGCTGAATGAGTTCAGTCTTGAGGAATACAGGGAGTACCTGCTTCAAATGGATGAGGCTGCTTTTATCTCCAGCTATTTTAATATATTTAAGGATGAGCTTGTAAGAGAAGCCTTGGAAAATGAAGAAAAACTGGATCGGCTTTTCAGAGAATATGAGAAGTTTCTGGGTAGTTACCTTGGATTCAAGGTGTTTATTCGTGAAACAAGAAAGATAATTAACGATTACTTTGCTTTTGCGAAAGAACTGGATACCACAGAATTTCATGAAATGAACCGACAGGTTCAAGCGGTGCTGCAGACCGAAGCTCTGAAAGCCCAGGAGGGGCTAAAGGCAATGGAACCGTTAGAATACTCCCAGGAGTTGATGGGTAAGGTTTTTTATAATCGGGGACCATATAAGGAGTTCTACTTTACCATTACTTTTTTTGCTGCCTATAGGAAAATACGATTCTTCGGGAAAAACCAGGTGTTATTCTACTCACTCAGAGAATCCAGGGAGAAACAGGAACAGCTGTTGAAACAGCTGAAAGCTATCGGAGATGAGACACGTCTTAAGATTATTGCCTTGCTCAATGAAAAAGAACCCTTAAGAGGACTTGATATCGCAAAGGAATTATCCATGGCTCCCTCTACCATTTCTCATCATATGGATCAGATGAAGAATTGCGGACTCTTAAATGAAGAGCAGAGCAAAAGCTCCAAGTACTATAGTATCAGCAGAACTGGTACCAAAGAACTGTTGAAAGCACTGGCGGAGATACTTGATAAAAAGGTGCCAGTTAATTGA
- a CDS encoding YbaK/EbsC family protein produces MSIEKVRNYFKQYGIEEKILEFEVSSATVELAAKALNCEEGRIAKTLSFHVGERVVLIVAAGNARIDNTKYKAYFEAKAKMLSYEEAEPLIGHAVGGVCPFAVNDQVEIYLDESLKRYQTVFPACGSSNSAIELTIGELERYSGSSKWIDVCKDLTAES; encoded by the coding sequence ATGTCAATTGAAAAGGTTAGAAACTATTTCAAACAATATGGAATTGAAGAAAAGATCCTGGAATTCGAAGTTTCCAGTGCAACCGTAGAACTTGCAGCAAAAGCTTTGAATTGTGAGGAAGGGCGTATCGCAAAAACACTATCTTTTCATGTAGGCGAGAGGGTAGTACTAATCGTTGCTGCTGGTAATGCCAGAATTGACAATACAAAATATAAGGCATACTTCGAAGCAAAGGCAAAAATGTTATCCTACGAGGAAGCCGAACCTTTAATAGGACACGCCGTAGGAGGGGTTTGTCCCTTTGCTGTAAATGATCAGGTTGAGATTTACCTGGATGAATCACTTAAGCGCTATCAGACTGTCTTTCCGGCTTGCGGAAGCTCAAATAGTGCTATCGAATTGACCATAGGCGAACTTGAGAGGTATTCAGGCAGTTCAAAATGGATAGATGTCTGCAAAGATTTAACTGCCGAAAGTTAA
- a CDS encoding ABC transporter ATP-binding protein, translating into MEQVNAIELKNVTKRFGEVIANDSVNLSVRKGEILSILGENGSGKTTLMNMLSGIYFPDEGQICIDGKEVTIRSPKDSFELGIGMIHQHFKLINILTAAENIILGLKGSETLKMNQVHEEINKLTAQYGFDLNPSQKIYDMSVSQKQTVEIVKVLYRGADILILDEPTAVLTPQETKKLFDVLRNMRKAGKSIIIITHKLNEVLELSDRVTVLRKGKYIDTVNTAEATVSSLTEMMVGEKVKLDIDRTEPANTEKRIEMRGITCKNREGLKVLKEASFQAHSGEILGIAGIAGSGQKELLEAIAGLQPIESGEILYYAPDGSTEKISDMKAADIRNLKIHLSFVPEDRLGMGLVGSMDLTDNMMLRSYTDGKHFFVDRKKPKNLAENIVDKLDVVTPGVSTPVRRLSGGNVQKVLVGREIASNPTVLMVAYPVRGLDINSSYTIYNLLNEQKQKGVAVICVGEDLDVLLELCDRIMVLNSGRVAGIVDARNTTKEEIGLLMTSERKGAKAHEQRRSK; encoded by the coding sequence GTGGAACAGGTAAACGCCATTGAATTAAAAAATGTTACCAAACGCTTTGGGGAGGTAATAGCAAATGACAGTGTGAATCTTTCCGTCAGGAAAGGTGAAATTCTGTCTATATTAGGGGAGAATGGTAGCGGCAAGACCACTCTTATGAACATGCTCTCCGGTATTTATTTTCCGGATGAAGGACAGATTTGCATTGACGGAAAAGAAGTTACGATACGTTCCCCGAAAGATTCCTTCGAATTGGGTATTGGTATGATACATCAGCATTTTAAGCTGATTAATATATTAACGGCAGCAGAGAATATTATTTTAGGTCTTAAAGGAAGTGAAACCTTAAAGATGAATCAGGTACATGAAGAAATCAATAAACTTACTGCCCAGTATGGCTTTGATCTGAATCCGTCCCAAAAGATATACGATATGTCGGTTTCCCAGAAACAGACGGTGGAAATCGTTAAGGTGTTATACCGCGGCGCTGATATCCTTATCCTGGATGAGCCAACGGCTGTATTAACACCTCAGGAAACCAAGAAGCTCTTTGATGTATTGCGTAACATGAGAAAAGCTGGAAAATCAATTATCATTATAACTCACAAACTGAATGAAGTACTGGAGCTTTCCGATCGTGTAACGGTACTTCGAAAAGGTAAATACATCGATACAGTCAATACAGCGGAAGCAACCGTATCCTCCCTGACGGAAATGATGGTAGGAGAAAAGGTGAAGCTTGATATTGACCGTACAGAGCCGGCAAATACAGAGAAACGGATTGAGATGAGAGGCATAACCTGTAAGAACAGGGAAGGACTTAAAGTATTAAAAGAGGCCTCTTTTCAGGCGCACAGCGGTGAAATTCTGGGAATCGCAGGTATAGCAGGAAGCGGTCAGAAGGAATTATTAGAAGCAATAGCAGGACTTCAGCCTATAGAAAGCGGTGAGATCCTATACTATGCACCTGATGGAAGTACTGAGAAAATATCGGATATGAAAGCGGCCGATATAAGAAATCTTAAGATTCATTTATCCTTCGTTCCCGAGGACAGGCTTGGAATGGGGCTGGTTGGTTCCATGGATTTGACGGATAATATGATGCTTAGAAGCTATACCGACGGAAAGCATTTCTTTGTGGATAGAAAGAAGCCTAAGAATCTGGCAGAAAATATCGTTGATAAATTGGATGTGGTTACTCCGGGAGTATCCACGCCGGTAAGAAGGCTGTCCGGCGGTAATGTTCAAAAGGTATTGGTAGGACGTGAGATTGCATCTAATCCAACTGTCCTAATGGTAGCGTATCCTGTTAGAGGTCTTGATATAAACTCCTCTTATACCATTTATAATCTTCTCAATGAACAGAAGCAAAAAGGGGTGGCGGTTATCTGTGTTGGTGAGGACTTAGATGTATTATTGGAGCTTTGTGACAGAATTATGGTACTCAACAGCGGAAGAGTCGCAGGTATCGTAGATGCAAGAAATACCACCAAAGAAGAAATTGGTTTATTGATGACGTCAGAGCGGAAGGGAGCAAAAGCACATGAGCAAAGAAGGAGCAAATAA
- a CDS encoding ABC transporter permease yields MSKEGANKEVFLRMSKRDSISRTKAWTIRLIAIALSLIVCALVIVFITNDNPIQVYLGIIDGAIGKKRRMWVTIREIMTLLIIAVGLTPAFKMRFWNIGAEGQILMGGAATAAVMIYFGNSMPNWLLLLIIFAASSIAGMLWGVLPAVFKAYYNTNETLFTLMLNYVAMQIVTFCIVFWENPTGSNTVGIINGATRKGWFQEIFGMQYGLNIIVVLIMTVGVYLYMRHSKQGYEIAVVGESQNTAKYAGINVKKVIIRTMMISGGICGLAGSIIVSGASHTISTSTADGRGFTAIIVAWMSKFNPIAMLAVSAFLVFMQQGSIQIASQYGLNENASDIITGVLLFFLIGCEFFINYKVEFRGNKKGVQ; encoded by the coding sequence ATGAGCAAAGAAGGAGCAAATAAAGAGGTTTTTCTGCGAATGAGCAAGCGGGATAGTATTTCCAGAACGAAAGCATGGACAATCAGGCTGATAGCAATCGCTCTTTCCTTAATTGTATGTGCATTGGTCATCGTATTTATTACAAATGATAACCCCATTCAGGTATATCTGGGTATCATTGATGGTGCAATCGGTAAAAAACGCCGTATGTGGGTAACCATCCGTGAAATTATGACGCTTCTTATTATAGCAGTGGGACTTACACCTGCTTTCAAGATGAGATTCTGGAATATCGGTGCGGAAGGACAGATCTTAATGGGCGGAGCGGCTACGGCGGCGGTTATGATTTATTTTGGGAATTCCATGCCTAACTGGTTGCTGCTTCTTATCATATTTGCAGCCAGCAGTATTGCAGGTATGCTGTGGGGAGTGCTTCCGGCAGTCTTTAAGGCTTATTACAATACCAATGAAACACTTTTTACACTGATGTTGAATTATGTTGCAATGCAGATAGTTACCTTTTGCATTGTTTTCTGGGAGAATCCTACGGGTTCCAATACAGTAGGTATTATAAATGGAGCCACAAGAAAAGGTTGGTTTCAGGAGATTTTTGGTATGCAGTACGGATTAAATATCATTGTAGTACTGATTATGACAGTAGGCGTCTATCTTTATATGAGGCACAGCAAACAGGGCTATGAAATTGCGGTGGTAGGTGAGAGTCAGAATACAGCCAAATATGCCGGTATCAATGTTAAGAAAGTAATAATCAGAACCATGATGATATCCGGTGGAATCTGCGGACTTGCAGGAAGTATCATTGTTAGCGGTGCCAGCCATACCATTTCTACCAGTACAGCTGACGGAAGAGGATTTACAGCTATAATCGTTGCCTGGATGTCCAAATTCAATCCCATTGCAATGTTGGCTGTATCTGCATTTCTGGTATTTATGCAACAGGGGTCCATACAGATTGCTTCTCAGTATGGATTGAACGAAAATGCTTCCGATATCATAACCGGTGTACTGTTATTTTTCCTGATTGGCTGTGAATTCTTTATTAATTATAAAGTGGAATTCCGTGGGAATAAGAAGGGGGTACAATAA
- a CDS encoding aminotransferase, whose amino-acid sequence MKPYKEMSREELLELREDLRKQYKAMRGLHLSLDMSRGKPCIDQLDISMEMMDILNSSSDLTCEDGTDCRNYGVLDGLAEAKKLIGDMIEVPAENLIIYGNSSLNIMYDAISRSMTHGVMGSTPWCCLDKVKFLCPVPGYDRHFAITEYFGIEMINIPMTEEGPDMDLVEKYVAEDEAVKGIWCVPKYSNPQGITYSDRVVKRFARLRPAAKDFRIYWDNAYSLHHLYEDDQDNILEILEECKKAGNPDMVYKFSSTSKISFPGSGVAAIATSPNNLVDIKKQLGIQTIGHDKVNQLRHVRYYKDINGIISHMSKHAEILRPKFEIVLNKLSEELEGLEIGSWYKPKGGYFISFDTLNGCAKAVVERAQKAGVKLTAAGATYPYGKDPEDCNIRIAPSFPPEKDLRTAMELFTLCVKLVSVDKYLSEEN is encoded by the coding sequence TTGAAACCTTATAAAGAAATGTCCAGAGAAGAGTTACTGGAATTAAGAGAAGATTTAAGAAAGCAATACAAAGCAATGAGAGGTTTGCATTTAAGTCTTGACATGTCAAGAGGTAAGCCTTGTATTGATCAGTTGGATATTTCTATGGAGATGATGGATATCTTAAACAGTTCCTCAGATTTAACCTGTGAAGATGGCACGGACTGCCGCAATTACGGTGTTCTTGATGGCCTTGCTGAAGCGAAGAAGCTTATTGGAGATATGATAGAGGTTCCTGCTGAGAATCTTATCATATATGGAAACTCCAGTTTAAATATAATGTATGATGCTATTTCTCGTTCCATGACCCATGGTGTAATGGGAAGTACCCCCTGGTGCTGCCTGGATAAGGTGAAATTTCTCTGCCCGGTACCCGGTTATGACAGACATTTTGCAATTACCGAATATTTTGGGATAGAGATGATAAATATCCCCATGACAGAAGAAGGACCGGATATGGATCTGGTGGAGAAATACGTAGCGGAGGATGAAGCCGTTAAGGGTATCTGGTGCGTTCCCAAATATTCCAATCCCCAAGGTATAACCTATTCGGACAGAGTAGTGAAACGCTTTGCCAGGTTAAGACCGGCAGCCAAAGATTTCAGAATCTATTGGGATAATGCATACAGTCTACATCACTTATATGAAGATGATCAGGACAATATCCTGGAAATTCTTGAGGAATGTAAGAAAGCCGGGAATCCGGATATGGTTTATAAATTTTCGTCCACCTCCAAAATCAGTTTTCCTGGATCTGGTGTAGCTGCTATAGCAACTTCTCCCAACAATCTGGTGGATATCAAGAAACAGCTTGGTATACAGACAATCGGACATGATAAGGTAAATCAGCTGCGGCATGTCAGATATTATAAGGACATAAACGGTATAATCAGCCATATGAGCAAGCATGCTGAAATCCTAAGACCAAAATTTGAGATCGTATTAAACAAATTGTCCGAAGAACTGGAGGGACTGGAGATTGGTTCCTGGTACAAACCCAAAGGCGGTTATTTCATTTCCTTTGATACCTTAAATGGCTGTGCCAAAGCAGTAGTAGAGAGAGCCCAGAAAGCTGGGGTTAAGCTAACAGCAGCAGGTGCAACCTATCCTTACGGCAAGGACCCTGAGGACTGCAATATCCGTATAGCACCTTCTTTTCCCCCGGAGAAGGATTTAAGGACAGCGATGGAACTCTTTACCCTGTGTGTAAAGCTGGTTAGTGTCGATAAGTATCTGTCAGAGGAGAACTAG
- a CDS encoding BMP family ABC transporter substrate-binding protein, whose protein sequence is MKKVVSLLLLMAMAMTLVVGCGKTNNKNTAGNATEPTQAATDTPAATEETTPEAGGDVSGIKVGVIYIGDENEGYTAAHMAGIDEMIAALGLSADQVIEKTTIGEDEAAYDAAVDLADQGCNIIFANSFGHETYMMQAAAEFPEVQFCHATGYQAKSSGLPNMHNYFTAVYESRYVSGVVAGLKLNEMIEKGDITADQAKMGYVGAFPYAEVVSGYTAFYLGAKSVCPSVTMEVQYTNSWADMAAENEVAKSLIANGAKVISQHADTTGAPTACEEAGVPVVGYNVDMTSVAPNTALTSATINWGPYYTYAVKSIIDGTPIATDWCQGFADGAVGTSPLNEKAVAAGTAEKVAEVEAALKDGSLKVFDTSTFTVQNSKLEDLITSNADFAKFSAYVSDGYFHESEVISAPAFELRIDGITELTK, encoded by the coding sequence ATGAAAAAAGTAGTATCGTTATTGCTTCTTATGGCAATGGCAATGACACTGGTGGTTGGCTGCGGTAAGACAAATAATAAGAACACTGCAGGCAACGCAACTGAACCTACCCAGGCTGCAACGGACACGCCCGCTGCAACAGAGGAAACAACACCTGAAGCAGGCGGTGATGTATCCGGTATCAAAGTTGGTGTTATCTACATAGGAGATGAGAATGAAGGCTATACAGCCGCTCATATGGCAGGTATTGATGAAATGATCGCAGCGCTTGGTTTATCTGCAGATCAGGTAATTGAGAAGACAACAATCGGTGAAGATGAAGCTGCTTATGATGCAGCAGTTGATCTGGCTGATCAGGGCTGTAATATAATTTTTGCAAACAGCTTCGGACACGAGACATATATGATGCAGGCAGCAGCAGAATTTCCTGAAGTTCAGTTCTGTCACGCTACAGGATATCAGGCGAAATCCTCAGGACTTCCTAATATGCACAATTACTTTACGGCTGTTTATGAGTCCCGTTACGTATCCGGTGTTGTTGCAGGCTTAAAATTAAATGAAATGATCGAAAAAGGTGACATTACTGCAGACCAGGCTAAAATGGGTTATGTTGGAGCGTTCCCTTATGCAGAGGTTGTTTCCGGTTATACTGCCTTTTATCTTGGTGCCAAGAGCGTATGCCCTTCTGTAACAATGGAAGTTCAATATACAAACAGCTGGGCAGATATGGCTGCTGAAAACGAAGTAGCAAAGAGCCTTATAGCAAACGGTGCAAAGGTAATCAGCCAGCACGCAGACACTACCGGTGCTCCTACTGCTTGTGAAGAAGCTGGTGTACCCGTTGTAGGATACAATGTAGATATGACGAGTGTTGCTCCTAACACTGCCTTAACTTCAGCTACTATTAACTGGGGACCTTATTACACTTATGCCGTTAAGAGCATAATTGACGGAACACCTATTGCAACGGACTGGTGCCAGGGATTTGCTGATGGTGCGGTTGGTACCTCTCCATTAAATGAGAAGGCAGTTGCGGCAGGAACAGCTGAAAAGGTTGCAGAAGTTGAAGCTGCTTTAAAAGACGGATCTCTTAAAGTTTTTGATACTAGCACATTTACAGTACAGAACTCCAAGCTTGAAGACTTGATTACCAGCAATGCAGATTTCGCTAAATTCTCTGCCTATGTTTCAGACGGATATTTCCATGAGTCAGAAGTAATCTCCGCACCTGCTTTTGAATTAAGAATTGATGGAATTACCGAATTGACAAAATAA